From a single Oceaniferula flava genomic region:
- a CDS encoding alginate export family protein → MRYHTPLLAALLSSSLSHAGEPSLPAETVAHPDAFELITPTLDLRTRFEAREQDGYDASTAWTTRARLGLKTAEFSGFSAFVEGEANLVLGSDYRSNPTGDSSTYPYVDGNTVISDPRSFELNRAWVQYQQGDWAAKVGRQRMIRNNAAFIGNVGWRQNEQTFDAIQLSYTEEAFSISYAYSDRVQRIFGDEANDGLPGPPLHDFEGEFHLLDATYQIADATLGGYVYLIDVENNSNVGESNTFGAFYKSACFHAEWAYQEGESALFAGGDYDAFYGHLIFSHQIDKATFSAGVEYMEEGFKTPFATVHAFNGFADAFILNRIGLTNSGGAYEGITDFYVGYTQGGLPWNMTFKGFLHYFMDDSMDGSYGWEVDAVLIKPFNKQLKGILKAAYFDADDDGPFSDIEQVSVELNYSF, encoded by the coding sequence ATGCGATACCACACCCCCCTGCTTGCCGCCCTCCTATCCTCCAGCCTCAGCCATGCCGGTGAACCCAGTCTCCCTGCCGAGACGGTGGCCCACCCAGATGCCTTCGAACTGATCACCCCGACTCTGGATCTCCGCACGCGTTTTGAGGCACGCGAGCAGGATGGATACGATGCCTCGACCGCCTGGACCACACGGGCACGCCTCGGGCTGAAAACGGCCGAATTTTCCGGCTTCTCCGCCTTTGTTGAAGGTGAGGCGAACCTGGTGCTGGGCAGCGACTACCGGAGCAACCCGACCGGAGACAGCTCCACCTACCCTTACGTCGATGGCAACACGGTGATCAGCGATCCCCGGTCGTTTGAGTTGAACCGGGCGTGGGTCCAGTATCAGCAGGGCGATTGGGCCGCCAAAGTAGGCCGGCAGCGCATGATCCGGAACAATGCCGCCTTCATTGGCAATGTCGGCTGGCGCCAGAATGAGCAAACATTCGACGCCATCCAGCTGAGTTACACCGAAGAGGCATTCTCGATTTCATACGCTTATTCTGACCGCGTGCAGCGTATTTTCGGCGACGAGGCCAATGATGGGTTGCCCGGGCCACCTCTGCACGATTTTGAAGGGGAGTTCCACTTGCTGGATGCCACATATCAAATCGCCGATGCCACGCTCGGTGGCTACGTGTATCTGATCGATGTGGAGAACAACAGCAACGTGGGAGAGAGCAATACCTTCGGAGCCTTCTACAAGAGCGCCTGCTTCCATGCCGAATGGGCGTATCAAGAGGGCGAGAGCGCTCTGTTCGCCGGGGGCGATTACGATGCCTTTTACGGTCATCTCATTTTCAGCCATCAAATCGACAAAGCCACCTTCAGTGCCGGCGTGGAATACATGGAGGAGGGGTTCAAAACGCCCTTCGCCACGGTGCACGCCTTCAATGGCTTCGCTGATGCCTTTATTTTGAATCGGATTGGCCTGACCAACTCAGGCGGTGCTTACGAGGGCATCACCGATTTTTATGTCGGCTACACCCAGGGGGGCTTGCCATGGAACATGACCTTCAAAGGTTTCCTGCACTACTTCATGGATGACAGCATGGACGGCAGCTACGGCTGGGAAGTGGACGCCGTGTTGATCAAACCTTTCAACAAGCAGCTCAAGGGGATCCTCAAGGCGGCTTATTTCGACGCCGATGACGATGGTCCCTTCAGCGATATCGAGCAAGTCAGTGTGGAGCTGAACTACAGCTTCTGA
- a CDS encoding DUF2288 domain-containing protein, protein MNTPDQSPEPMKYGILGEDTQNTEEKLKKYTGVVDWPYLEPHYESGALLYVDPSLSITEVGMALTEDDKPKIEGWLKSGDLVKPSAPHKDWWEKNPQSFTALVVSPFVLMQPAP, encoded by the coding sequence ATGAACACACCCGATCAATCTCCCGAACCGATGAAATACGGCATTCTCGGTGAAGACACGCAGAACACCGAGGAGAAACTGAAGAAATACACCGGCGTGGTCGATTGGCCCTACCTCGAGCCGCACTACGAATCCGGCGCCCTGCTCTACGTCGACCCCAGCCTCAGCATCACCGAGGTGGGCATGGCCCTGACAGAAGACGACAAGCCGAAGATCGAAGGCTGGCTGAAGTCCGGCGATCTCGTCAAACCCTCGGCCCCGCACAAAGATTGGTGGGAGAAAAACCCGCAATCGTTCACCGCGCTAGTGGTCTCTCCCTTTGTGCTGATGCAGCCTGCGCCTTAG
- a CDS encoding glycosyltransferase, producing the protein MKPIEDAKKPRRMRIEIVTDTFRPDVNGVAMTLGQLVDGLRQSGHLVYVIHTGDKGGKGESSVKSVSLPGYSEVRVGLPGKLKLSKRWHRKRPDVVYVATESPLGMSAIKVARKMEIPVAAGFHTNFHHYMKQYKLGKMQDTALRYLRRVHGLAHCTIAPSPDVRDMLMRDGFQNVKLLGRGVDTKMFTPQKRCAKLRQEWGARGGTPVVMVVGRVAPEKNMELAFEAFEKMQTSVPDMRCVVVGDGPSREMLEQKHRQVHFAGVQRGEDLAKHYASADILLFPSETETFGNVLLEGMASGMVTVAYDYAAARLHVTHGENGLVAPKGDADLFLKLAFKAANVDDLEPMRANARIKAMELGWQSITQTFEGYLTDIVHDTGNVIRGRRKRQKLKVRTLFLSDIHLGTEASKAREVVDVLKHTQCERIVLNGDIIDGWALKRGGKWRSIHTRVVRTLLKKLEKEKVEIVYLRGNHDDFMTTFLPIALGKLKCVAEYIHETPKGDRYLVLHGDGFDSVSTGHKWIAVLGSIGYDALLNVNRVYNQYRKWRGKEYYSVSKAIKARVKSAVNFVGKYQEKLVELAEKRKCQGIICGHIHTPANEMIEGVHYLNSGDWVETLSCLVEDHEGNFEVLYYDQFLERTLPKEHSEVGSFELPSRESGAQLIASRTDSQSRSAVGG; encoded by the coding sequence ATGAAGCCCATAGAGGATGCCAAGAAGCCGCGCCGGATGCGGATTGAAATTGTCACAGATACGTTTCGGCCCGATGTCAACGGCGTGGCCATGACCCTCGGTCAGCTGGTCGATGGACTGCGTCAAAGCGGTCACCTAGTTTATGTCATCCATACCGGCGACAAGGGCGGCAAGGGGGAGAGCTCGGTGAAGTCCGTGTCGCTGCCCGGTTATTCCGAAGTGCGCGTGGGGTTACCCGGCAAACTGAAGCTCAGCAAACGCTGGCATCGTAAGCGCCCGGATGTGGTCTATGTGGCTACGGAAAGCCCACTTGGGATGTCGGCCATCAAGGTGGCTCGAAAGATGGAAATCCCGGTGGCTGCTGGCTTCCACACCAACTTCCATCACTACATGAAGCAGTATAAACTCGGCAAAATGCAGGACACCGCTCTGCGATACCTCCGCCGTGTGCACGGACTGGCCCACTGCACCATTGCTCCCTCGCCTGACGTGCGCGACATGCTCATGCGCGATGGGTTTCAGAATGTGAAATTGTTAGGCCGAGGGGTCGATACCAAGATGTTCACTCCGCAGAAACGCTGCGCGAAATTGCGCCAGGAGTGGGGAGCACGTGGTGGCACTCCGGTGGTGATGGTTGTGGGTCGGGTCGCTCCGGAGAAGAACATGGAGCTGGCATTCGAAGCCTTCGAAAAGATGCAGACTTCCGTGCCGGACATGCGCTGCGTGGTGGTGGGCGATGGGCCGTCGCGAGAGATGTTAGAGCAAAAACACCGACAAGTCCACTTCGCCGGGGTGCAGCGTGGCGAGGATCTGGCGAAGCATTACGCCTCGGCCGATATCCTGCTTTTCCCCAGTGAGACCGAGACCTTTGGCAATGTTTTGTTAGAAGGGATGGCCAGTGGCATGGTCACCGTGGCCTATGATTACGCCGCAGCCCGACTGCATGTAACACACGGTGAAAACGGCTTGGTCGCCCCCAAGGGAGACGCGGATCTGTTTCTGAAGCTGGCCTTCAAGGCGGCGAATGTGGATGATCTCGAACCGATGCGTGCCAACGCCCGCATCAAGGCGATGGAGCTCGGTTGGCAGTCGATCACCCAGACTTTTGAAGGCTACTTGACCGATATCGTCCACGATACCGGCAATGTCATTCGCGGTCGGCGCAAGCGGCAGAAGTTGAAAGTCCGCACCTTGTTCTTATCGGACATCCACCTCGGCACCGAGGCGAGCAAAGCGCGTGAAGTGGTGGATGTGCTGAAGCATACCCAGTGCGAGCGCATTGTGCTCAATGGTGATATCATCGATGGTTGGGCACTGAAACGTGGCGGCAAGTGGCGTAGCATTCACACCCGGGTGGTAAGAACCTTGCTGAAGAAGTTAGAGAAGGAAAAGGTGGAGATCGTTTACCTCCGCGGCAACCACGATGACTTCATGACCACCTTCCTTCCCATCGCTTTGGGGAAACTGAAATGCGTCGCCGAATACATTCACGAAACACCGAAAGGCGACCGCTACCTCGTGCTCCATGGCGATGGTTTTGACAGCGTTTCCACCGGGCACAAGTGGATCGCGGTGTTAGGGTCGATCGGCTACGATGCCCTGCTCAATGTCAACCGCGTCTACAACCAATACCGCAAGTGGCGCGGCAAGGAATACTACTCGGTGAGCAAAGCGATCAAGGCCCGGGTGAAATCAGCCGTCAACTTTGTTGGCAAGTATCAGGAGAAGCTCGTCGAGCTGGCGGAGAAGCGTAAATGCCAGGGGATCATCTGCGGCCACATCCACACCCCCGCCAATGAGATGATCGAGGGCGTGCACTACCTCAACAGCGGCGACTGGGTGGAAACGCTGAGCTGCTTGGTGGAAGACCACGAAGGAAACTTTGAAGTTCTCTACTACGATCAATTCCTCGAGCGCACCCTGCCGAAGGAGCACTCGGAAGTCGGTAGCTTCGAACTTCCTTCTCGCGAATCAGGTGCCCAACTCATCGCCAGCCGAACCGACTCTCAGAGCCGCTCAGCTGTCGGAGGCTAG
- a CDS encoding DEAD/DEAH box helicase, whose protein sequence is MTDTTFADLGLSDDILKAIDGLGYESPSPIQAQAIPHILQGKDIVGLSATGSGKTAAFTLPALQMIDLDQDVAQVLILSPTRELCMQVCEEVHRLGGKMKGLRAVPVYGGTPIDRQIMQLRKGAHIIVGTPGRLLDHLRRKTLKPSTIKLAILDEADRMLDMGFREDMEDLLGAMQDDHQTLFFSATMNKQVEKLIQRFGNEPQEVSIKGQTKTVSTVSQCYYEVRNRSKVEVLTRLLDLDTPRLAVIFCNTKRSVDECTEALTARGYTADKLHGDIGQQARERTTKRFREGKFDLLIATDVAARGLDIDDVEAVFNYDIPQDPEDYVHRIGRTGRAGREGRAVSFVFGRDIYRLQSIERYTKQHIKREKIPTQEQVEGVRADQLFELVQTRLEKEVNRSYRHYIDRLLDQGHTATDIAAGVFELLRESLGREGESIAEDSPDYKPGKQKKDRKDRRDRPERGERGERGERFNKRDRKGGKDQPRDPNMVTIFISLGKAASVRPADILGMFYGEGGIPDASVGRIQLFERHSLVDVNKDCADQLVDKLSNSKLRNQRFRIGLDRMG, encoded by the coding sequence ATGACTGATACTACATTCGCCGATCTCGGCTTGTCCGACGACATTCTCAAAGCTATCGACGGCCTCGGCTACGAAAGCCCCTCGCCCATTCAGGCCCAAGCTATTCCCCACATTCTCCAAGGGAAAGACATCGTTGGCCTGTCCGCCACCGGATCCGGAAAAACAGCCGCCTTCACGCTGCCGGCCCTGCAAATGATCGACCTCGATCAGGACGTTGCCCAAGTTCTCATCCTCTCCCCCACTCGCGAGCTCTGCATGCAGGTCTGCGAGGAAGTGCATCGCCTCGGCGGCAAAATGAAAGGTCTCCGTGCCGTGCCTGTTTACGGTGGCACACCGATCGACCGCCAAATCATGCAGCTGCGCAAAGGTGCTCACATCATCGTGGGCACTCCCGGCCGTCTGCTCGATCACCTTCGCCGCAAGACGCTGAAGCCCTCGACCATCAAACTGGCCATCCTCGATGAAGCCGACCGCATGCTCGACATGGGATTCCGTGAGGACATGGAGGACTTGTTAGGTGCAATGCAGGACGATCACCAAACGCTCTTCTTCTCCGCCACTATGAACAAGCAGGTGGAAAAGCTGATTCAACGCTTCGGCAATGAACCCCAGGAAGTCTCCATCAAAGGCCAGACCAAAACTGTCTCCACCGTCAGCCAGTGCTACTACGAAGTCCGCAACCGCTCGAAAGTGGAAGTGCTGACCCGCCTGCTGGATCTCGACACCCCAAGGTTAGCGGTCATTTTCTGCAACACCAAACGCAGTGTCGACGAATGCACCGAGGCTCTGACAGCTCGTGGATACACGGCTGACAAGCTGCACGGCGACATCGGTCAACAAGCACGCGAACGCACCACCAAGCGTTTCCGCGAAGGCAAGTTTGACCTTCTCATCGCCACCGATGTGGCCGCTCGCGGACTCGATATCGACGACGTGGAAGCGGTCTTTAACTACGACATCCCCCAGGATCCGGAGGACTACGTGCACCGCATTGGCCGGACTGGTCGTGCAGGTCGCGAAGGTCGTGCTGTTAGCTTTGTCTTTGGTCGTGATATCTACCGCCTGCAAAGCATCGAGCGCTACACCAAGCAACACATCAAGCGGGAGAAAATCCCAACGCAGGAACAAGTGGAAGGTGTGCGCGCTGATCAACTTTTCGAACTGGTTCAGACCCGACTCGAGAAAGAAGTCAACCGCAGCTATCGCCACTATATCGATCGCTTGTTAGACCAAGGCCACACCGCCACTGACATCGCCGCCGGCGTGTTCGAACTGCTCCGTGAGTCACTCGGTCGCGAAGGCGAGTCCATTGCCGAAGACAGCCCCGACTACAAACCGGGCAAACAGAAAAAAGATCGCAAGGACCGCAGAGACCGCCCCGAGAGAGGCGAGCGAGGAGAACGCGGCGAGCGCTTCAACAAGCGCGATCGCAAAGGCGGCAAAGACCAACCACGCGACCCGAACATGGTCACCATCTTCATCAGCCTTGGAAAAGCCGCCAGTGTCCGCCCGGCAGACATTCTCGGCATGTTCTACGGCGAAGGCGGCATCCCAGATGCCTCCGTCGGCCGCATCCAGCTCTTCGAACGCCACAGCCTCGTGGACGTCAACAAAGACTGTGCCGATCAGCTGGTGGACAAACTCAGTAACTCGAAACTGAGAAACCAACGCTTCCGCATCGGCCTGGACCGCATGGGTTAA
- a CDS encoding TlpA family protein disulfide reductase, with protein sequence MNCHPLKLILTAIALSCLPAVAEEMPATTTLKGKVKLPTDVSAGINMDGLALTKAVAVLKGAYRHPRPPYPANWGEMKPEQRRKWQQEFSNSEAYDEYQKTVKAAVAKRFSVKTKVAADGSFSFDNIKPAWYELSVSIMHDKSQGEPNYEHARAHAMHQFFIKKTDQDHVMNPMTLKVKNVILAGDMAPDFTINRYDGGEFKLSDLRGKYLLMDFWATWCVPCIAEIPNLEAAHEKYAGSKFQVMGLSVDQKIDAPANFLKKKPSEYLQGYVGSDERYAIIREAYGITNIPSIWLIGPNGRIIARDLRGKGLQKAVSTVLSQSSAE encoded by the coding sequence ATGAACTGCCATCCATTGAAACTGATCCTCACCGCCATCGCGCTGTCTTGCTTGCCGGCGGTCGCCGAGGAAATGCCCGCGACCACCACCCTCAAGGGTAAGGTGAAACTGCCGACCGATGTGTCTGCTGGGATCAACATGGATGGGCTGGCATTGACCAAGGCTGTGGCCGTGCTGAAAGGAGCCTACCGCCATCCGCGACCACCCTATCCAGCCAATTGGGGCGAGATGAAACCTGAGCAACGTCGCAAATGGCAGCAGGAGTTTTCCAACTCGGAGGCTTATGACGAGTATCAGAAAACGGTGAAGGCGGCGGTGGCGAAACGTTTTTCCGTCAAAACCAAGGTGGCCGCCGATGGTTCATTTTCCTTCGATAACATCAAACCCGCATGGTATGAGCTCAGTGTCAGCATCATGCATGACAAATCGCAAGGCGAGCCCAACTACGAGCACGCCCGCGCCCACGCGATGCATCAGTTTTTCATCAAGAAAACCGACCAAGATCACGTCATGAACCCGATGACCCTCAAGGTGAAGAATGTGATCTTGGCTGGCGATATGGCACCGGACTTTACCATCAACCGTTATGATGGCGGCGAGTTCAAGCTCTCCGATCTCCGTGGCAAATACCTGCTGATGGACTTCTGGGCCACCTGGTGCGTTCCCTGCATCGCTGAGATCCCCAACCTGGAAGCCGCGCATGAAAAATATGCCGGGTCCAAGTTCCAAGTCATGGGTCTGAGTGTGGATCAGAAAATCGATGCCCCTGCGAATTTCCTCAAGAAAAAGCCCTCGGAATACCTGCAGGGCTACGTGGGCAGCGACGAGCGTTACGCGATCATCCGCGAAGCCTACGGCATCACCAACATTCCCTCCATTTGGCTGATCGGACCTAACGGAAGAATCATCGCCCGTGACCTGCGTGGCAAAGGACTGCAAAAGGCGGTGAGCACGGTGCTGAGCCAAAGTTCTGCGGAATAA
- the gap gene encoding type I glyceraldehyde-3-phosphate dehydrogenase, which produces MANYAINGFGRIGRNVLRALVQNGELKNIVAINDLTDNHTLAHLLKYDSTQGKFGYEVTYDDEAIIVDGHRIHATAERDPAALPWAEYKVDVVLESTGFFTKREGAEKHIAAGAKKVLVSAPATDPDLTMCIGINDDLYDGSKHNIVSNASCTTNCLAPLVKVLNDNWGIEKGFMSTIHSYTGDQNLLDAPHPDLRRSRSAAVNIVPSSTGAARAIGEVIPEMKGKLNGGAFRVPTPTGSLTDFTAILKKDVTVEEVNAAFKAAAEGPMKGVLEYSEDPLVLQDIVSNPHSSILDSDTTMVLDGNFVKVCSWYDNEWGYSCRAADGLAMLGASI; this is translated from the coding sequence ATGGCAAATTACGCAATTAATGGATTTGGACGCATCGGCCGCAACGTACTGCGCGCCCTTGTGCAGAATGGCGAACTTAAAAACATCGTCGCAATTAACGATCTCACAGACAACCACACACTGGCCCACCTGTTGAAATACGATTCTACCCAAGGAAAATTCGGGTATGAAGTGACTTATGACGACGAAGCAATCATCGTCGATGGCCACAGAATTCACGCTACTGCCGAGCGCGACCCTGCGGCTCTGCCATGGGCTGAATACAAAGTGGATGTTGTTCTTGAGTCGACTGGTTTCTTCACCAAGCGTGAAGGTGCTGAGAAGCACATCGCTGCTGGCGCCAAGAAGGTTCTCGTTTCCGCACCTGCTACGGATCCTGACCTCACCATGTGCATCGGTATCAACGATGACCTCTACGATGGCTCCAAGCACAACATCGTTTCCAACGCATCCTGCACCACCAACTGCCTGGCACCTCTCGTCAAAGTTCTCAACGATAACTGGGGCATTGAAAAAGGCTTCATGAGCACCATCCACAGTTACACCGGTGACCAAAACCTGCTTGATGCTCCTCACCCTGACCTGCGTCGCTCACGCTCTGCTGCAGTGAACATCGTTCCATCCTCCACAGGAGCTGCCCGCGCTATCGGCGAGGTCATTCCTGAGATGAAAGGGAAGCTCAACGGCGGCGCATTCCGCGTGCCTACCCCTACCGGTTCACTCACCGACTTCACCGCCATCCTCAAGAAGGACGTCACCGTCGAGGAAGTCAACGCTGCCTTCAAGGCCGCTGCTGAAGGTCCTATGAAAGGTGTGCTCGAGTATTCTGAAGACCCACTGGTGCTTCAGGACATCGTCAGCAACCCACACAGCTCCATCCTCGACTCCGACACCACCATGGTGCTCGACGGCAACTTCGTGAAAGTCTGCTCTTGGTATGACAACGAGTGGGGCTACTCATGCCGTGCCGCTGATGGCCTTGCCATGCTCGGTGCCAGCATCTAA
- a CDS encoding phosphoglycerate kinase, protein MAKLSIRDLDVSGKSVLTRCDFNVPLNDNGEITDDTRIVAALPTIKHLLDGGAKLTLCSHMGRPKGEPDPKYSLRPVALRLAELLGKEVAFAESCVGNETEAARAALAPGEVLLLENTRFHAEEKANDSVFARILAGGADIFVNDAFGTAHRAHASTEGVTHHISQSAMGFLIERELEFLEGKLESPEKPFVAIMGGAKVSDKIQVIKAMMGKADTFIIGGAMAYTFRKAQGYKIGKSLVENDCLELALEILEDAKSKGIHFHLPADTRITQEFSPDAETKVTAAYEDGGEIPDDWEGIDIGDQAIKDFSEVVAGAKTVLWNGPMGVFEMDNFAAGTKALTKAVAESSALTIVGGGDSVTAVNKFGNPDDFDFISTGGGASLELLEGKQLPGVAALTEA, encoded by the coding sequence ATGGCTAAACTCAGTATCCGCGATCTCGATGTCAGCGGCAAATCCGTTCTGACACGTTGTGACTTCAACGTCCCCCTCAACGACAACGGTGAAATCACCGATGACACCCGCATTGTCGCCGCACTGCCAACGATCAAGCACCTGCTTGATGGCGGAGCCAAACTCACTCTCTGCTCCCACATGGGACGGCCCAAAGGTGAGCCTGATCCAAAGTATTCACTGCGCCCGGTCGCCCTGCGTTTGGCCGAGCTTTTAGGTAAGGAAGTTGCCTTTGCAGAAAGCTGCGTCGGCAATGAAACCGAAGCCGCCCGCGCCGCACTGGCCCCAGGCGAAGTGCTTCTGCTGGAGAACACCCGCTTCCATGCCGAGGAAAAAGCCAACGATTCCGTGTTCGCCCGCATTCTTGCCGGTGGCGCCGATATCTTTGTCAACGATGCCTTCGGCACCGCACACCGTGCGCACGCATCCACCGAAGGAGTGACGCACCACATTTCCCAAAGCGCCATGGGTTTCCTCATCGAGCGCGAGCTTGAGTTCCTCGAAGGCAAGCTGGAATCCCCCGAGAAACCTTTCGTCGCCATCATGGGAGGAGCCAAGGTTTCCGATAAGATCCAAGTGATCAAAGCCATGATGGGCAAGGCCGATACCTTCATCATCGGCGGTGCCATGGCCTACACCTTCCGTAAAGCTCAGGGATACAAGATTGGCAAGTCGCTGGTCGAAAACGATTGCCTCGAGCTGGCTCTTGAAATCCTTGAAGACGCCAAGTCCAAAGGCATTCACTTCCACCTTCCTGCCGATACCCGCATCACCCAGGAGTTCTCTCCGGATGCTGAAACCAAAGTCACCGCCGCCTACGAAGACGGTGGCGAGATCCCAGACGACTGGGAAGGCATCGATATCGGCGATCAGGCGATCAAGGACTTCTCCGAAGTCGTCGCCGGAGCCAAGACCGTTCTCTGGAACGGACCGATGGGCGTTTTTGAAATGGACAATTTCGCCGCTGGCACCAAAGCTCTCACCAAGGCTGTCGCAGAATCATCCGCTCTCACCATCGTGGGAGGAGGGGACTCCGTCACTGCCGTGAACAAATTCGGAAACCCGGATGACTTCGACTTCATTTCCACCGGCGGTGGCGCCTCCCTCGAGCTTCTCGAAGGCAAGCAACTCCCCGGCGTGGCAGCCCTCACCGAGGCCTAA
- the tpiA gene encoding triose-phosphate isomerase has protein sequence MRKPIIAANWKMNKGPRETEDFLNTFAGQPGKLDGLTGQADVVIAPPFVSLPAAVASLNSASAVAIAAQNMSDQDSGAYTGEVSAMMLKELYVRYVILGHSERRTLYGETDAVINAKIKKACESNLKPIFCIGETLEEREGGKLETVLRTQITGGLEGIDEKDMKEVVIAYEPVWAIGTGVVATTEQAQDAHAFVRSVVADLYSQEVADKVRIQYGGSMKAANAAELLAQPDIDGGLVGGASLEPGSFLDLIKAAVSAAE, from the coding sequence ATGCGTAAACCAATCATCGCCGCGAACTGGAAAATGAACAAGGGGCCTCGCGAGACCGAGGACTTCCTCAATACCTTCGCCGGTCAGCCAGGCAAACTCGACGGACTCACCGGCCAGGCCGACGTCGTCATCGCGCCTCCATTTGTCTCCCTGCCGGCCGCTGTCGCTTCACTGAACTCCGCTTCAGCCGTCGCCATCGCCGCACAGAATATGTCTGATCAAGACTCCGGTGCCTACACCGGTGAAGTCAGCGCCATGATGCTCAAGGAGCTTTATGTCCGCTACGTTATCCTCGGCCACAGCGAGCGCCGCACCCTTTACGGTGAGACCGATGCTGTGATCAATGCCAAGATCAAGAAAGCCTGCGAATCCAACCTCAAGCCGATCTTCTGCATCGGTGAGACCCTGGAAGAGCGTGAAGGTGGTAAACTCGAGACCGTTCTCCGCACTCAGATCACTGGTGGCTTGGAAGGCATCGATGAGAAGGACATGAAGGAAGTCGTCATCGCCTACGAACCCGTCTGGGCCATCGGCACAGGCGTCGTTGCCACCACGGAACAAGCCCAAGATGCCCACGCATTCGTCCGCTCCGTCGTAGCAGACCTCTACAGCCAAGAAGTAGCTGACAAAGTGCGCATTCAGTATGGTGGCAGCATGAAAGCCGCCAACGCCGCCGAACTGCTCGCCCAACCAGACATCGACGGTGGACTCGTCGGAGGTGCCAGCCTCGAGCCCGGCAGCTTCCTCGACCTGATCAAAGCTGCGGTTTCCGCCGCCGAATAA
- a CDS encoding NAD(P)/FAD-dependent oxidoreductase has product MTASKHWDLIVVGGGAAGFFAAITCAEAGGGKVLILEKTPKLLGKVKISGGGRCNVTHACFEPKPLTEHYPRGHKSLIGPFHRWGAADTVQWFESRGVTLKTEADGRMFPITDSSQTVIDCLTQAARDAGVEIRTSTGVDSITPEEDGGFTLTTNQNESLSSRSVLLATGGTRLAAGAKLAQSLGHQLVPNVPSLFAFNIEDPRIRELPGVSVAQTEVSVDGMKLKATGPLLITHHGLSGPGILKLSAWGARDLSERDYRFQIKINWLPELSQAEIEAALTDKRQTWGKRRVPGHCPFEPIPKRLWNQLCQAAGISAETLWSQLNKDQTRKLVTELSAGSFAVSGKSINKDEFVTCGGVKLHEVNLKTMESKIQPGLYFAGEVLDIDGITGGFNFQNAWTSGHLAGMAVAAR; this is encoded by the coding sequence ATGACAGCATCCAAGCACTGGGACCTGATTGTGGTCGGCGGCGGAGCAGCAGGATTTTTTGCCGCTATCACCTGCGCGGAAGCGGGCGGCGGTAAGGTTCTGATTCTCGAAAAAACGCCGAAGCTGCTCGGCAAAGTGAAGATCTCCGGTGGGGGGCGCTGCAATGTCACTCACGCCTGTTTCGAGCCGAAGCCACTCACCGAACACTACCCACGCGGCCACAAATCTCTCATCGGCCCCTTCCATCGCTGGGGTGCTGCCGATACCGTGCAGTGGTTTGAAAGTCGCGGCGTGACTCTGAAAACAGAGGCTGACGGGCGGATGTTTCCGATCACCGATAGCTCACAAACGGTGATCGACTGCCTCACCCAGGCGGCCCGTGACGCCGGCGTGGAAATTCGGACGTCGACCGGGGTCGATTCCATCACGCCCGAGGAGGATGGCGGATTCACCCTGACAACGAACCAAAACGAATCACTCAGCAGCCGCTCCGTGCTGCTCGCCACCGGTGGAACCCGACTCGCTGCCGGGGCCAAGCTGGCGCAATCACTCGGCCACCAGCTGGTGCCGAACGTGCCCTCACTTTTTGCCTTCAACATCGAAGACCCGCGCATCCGTGAGCTGCCGGGCGTCTCCGTGGCCCAGACGGAAGTCTCCGTCGACGGCATGAAACTCAAAGCCACCGGCCCCCTGCTCATTACCCACCACGGACTCAGCGGACCGGGAATTCTCAAACTTTCCGCCTGGGGTGCGCGCGATCTAAGCGAGCGCGATTACCGTTTTCAAATCAAGATCAACTGGCTGCCGGAGCTTTCCCAGGCAGAGATCGAAGCGGCCCTAACAGACAAACGTCAAACCTGGGGAAAACGACGCGTCCCCGGCCACTGCCCCTTCGAGCCGATCCCCAAACGTCTGTGGAATCAGCTCTGCCAGGCGGCAGGAATTTCGGCGGAGACGCTGTGGTCGCAGCTCAACAAAGATCAAACCCGCAAGCTCGTCACCGAGCTCAGCGCCGGCAGTTTTGCGGTGTCGGGAAAAAGCATCAACAAGGATGAATTTGTCACCTGCGGCGGAGTCAAGCTGCACGAGGTGAATTTGAAAACCATGGAGAGCAAGATCCAGCCCGGCCTCTATTTCGCCGGCGAAGTGCTCGATATCGACGGCATCACCGGCGGGTTCAATTTCCAAAACGCCTGGACCAGCGGCCATCTGGCCGGCATGGCGGTGGCAGCTCGTTAG